The following are from one region of the Ptychodera flava strain L36383 chromosome 15, AS_Pfla_20210202, whole genome shotgun sequence genome:
- the LOC139151255 gene encoding cAMP-dependent protein kinase type I-beta regulatory subunit-like isoform X4: MNFLRSLFRRRKSTRSRNSSDSASKPKSKSASPPPDDRDEEISPTPPVSHVTGRRRRGAVSAEVYTEEDAATYVKKVVPKDYKTMAALSKAIAKNVLFSHLDDNERSDIFDAMFPVNHIASEIVIRQGDEGDNFYVIDQGEVEVYVNNELVTTISEGGSFGELALIYGTPRAATIKAKVDVKLWGIDRDSYRRILMGSTMRKRRMYEEFLSKVSILENLDKWERLTMADALESCQFEDGEKIVEQGQPGDDFYIITEGQAAVLQRRAEGEEYMEVGRLGPSDYFGEIALLLNRPRAATVVARGPLKCVKLDRPRFERLLGPCSDILKRNIQQYNSFVSLSV, translated from the exons GACTCAGCCAGTAAACCCAAATCGAAATCAGCATCCCCACCCCCAGACGATAGAGATGAAGAGATTTCCCCAACACCACCAGTATCACATGTTACAGGTAGAAGACGACGTGGTGCTGTTAGTGCAGAAGTTTACACAGAAGAAGATGCTGCGACATATGTCAAGAAAGTAGTACCAAAAGATTACAAAACTATGGCAGCTCTTTCTAAAGCCATTGCCAAGAATGTTCTCTTTTCTCATCTGGATGATAATGAACGCAG TGATATTTTTGATGCCATGTTTCCTGTTAATCACATTGCTAGTGAAATAGTTATTCGGCAAG GAGACGAAGGAGATAACTTTTATGTAATAGATCAGGGGGAAGTGGAG GTATATGTGAATAATGAACTTGTAACTACTATAAGTGAGGGAGGTAGTTTTGGAGAACTTGCACTTATCTACGGCACACCTAGAGCTGCTACAATTAAG gcAAAAGTAGATGTCAAACTCTGGGGCATTGACAGAGACAGTTATAGAAGAATTCTCATG GGAAGCACAATGAGGAAGAGAAGAATGTATGAAGAGTTCTTAAGTAAAGTGTCAATTCTAG AAAACCTGGACAAGTGGGAACGTCTAACCATGGCAGATGCTCTGGAGTCGTGCCAGTTTGAAGATGGGGAAAAGATTGTGGAACAAGGTCAACCAGGGGATGATTTCTATATTATAACAGAA GGGCAAGCTGCCGTACTACAGCGCAGGGCAGAAGGAGAAGAGTACATGGAAGTTGGCCGATTAGGACCCTCAGATTACTTTG GTGAAATTGCATTGTTGCTTAATCGCCCACGTGCGGCAACAGTTGTTGCCAGAGGTCCCCTCAAATGCGTCAAACTTGACCGACCACGCTTTGAACGTCTGCTGGGTCCCTGCTCTGATATTTTGAAGAGAAACATCCAACAATACAACAGTTTTGTGTCGTTGTCTGTGTAA
- the LOC139151255 gene encoding cAMP-dependent protein kinase type I-beta regulatory subunit-like isoform X3, with protein sequence MNFLRSLFRRRKSTRSRNSSQDSASKPKSKSASPPPDDRDEEISPTPPVSHVTGRRRRGAVSAEVYTEEDAATYVKKVVPKDYKTMAALSKAIAKNVLFSHLDDNERSDIFDAMFPVNHIASEIVIRQGDEGDNFYVIDQGEVEVYVNNELVTTISEGGSFGELALIYGTPRAATIKAKVDVKLWGIDRDSYRRILMGSTMRKRRMYEEFLSKVSILENLDKWERLTMADALESCQFEDGEKIVEQGQPGDDFYIITEGQAAVLQRRAEGEEYMEVGRLGPSDYFGEIALLLNRPRAATVVARGPLKCVKLDRPRFERLLGPCSDILKRNIQQYNSFVSLSV encoded by the exons CAGGACTCAGCCAGTAAACCCAAATCGAAATCAGCATCCCCACCCCCAGACGATAGAGATGAAGAGATTTCCCCAACACCACCAGTATCACATGTTACAGGTAGAAGACGACGTGGTGCTGTTAGTGCAGAAGTTTACACAGAAGAAGATGCTGCGACATATGTCAAGAAAGTAGTACCAAAAGATTACAAAACTATGGCAGCTCTTTCTAAAGCCATTGCCAAGAATGTTCTCTTTTCTCATCTGGATGATAATGAACGCAG TGATATTTTTGATGCCATGTTTCCTGTTAATCACATTGCTAGTGAAATAGTTATTCGGCAAG GAGACGAAGGAGATAACTTTTATGTAATAGATCAGGGGGAAGTGGAG GTATATGTGAATAATGAACTTGTAACTACTATAAGTGAGGGAGGTAGTTTTGGAGAACTTGCACTTATCTACGGCACACCTAGAGCTGCTACAATTAAG gcAAAAGTAGATGTCAAACTCTGGGGCATTGACAGAGACAGTTATAGAAGAATTCTCATG GGAAGCACAATGAGGAAGAGAAGAATGTATGAAGAGTTCTTAAGTAAAGTGTCAATTCTAG AAAACCTGGACAAGTGGGAACGTCTAACCATGGCAGATGCTCTGGAGTCGTGCCAGTTTGAAGATGGGGAAAAGATTGTGGAACAAGGTCAACCAGGGGATGATTTCTATATTATAACAGAA GGGCAAGCTGCCGTACTACAGCGCAGGGCAGAAGGAGAAGAGTACATGGAAGTTGGCCGATTAGGACCCTCAGATTACTTTG GTGAAATTGCATTGTTGCTTAATCGCCCACGTGCGGCAACAGTTGTTGCCAGAGGTCCCCTCAAATGCGTCAAACTTGACCGACCACGCTTTGAACGTCTGCTGGGTCCCTGCTCTGATATTTTGAAGAGAAACATCCAACAATACAACAGTTTTGTGTCGTTGTCTGTGTAA